CGAGGGCGGAGCTTTCTCAATTGATTGGTGGCGATGCCAAGCACAACGCTGAGGTTGCCAGACGACTATTTTCGGGACAAGACTTCGAAAACTCCAAGGCTGTTTTTGACATTGTCACCTTGAATGCCGCTGGCGGGATGGTGGCCTATCAAATTGCTAAAGGTAGTCAAGAACCAGTCAATGAATTGTTTTCCAAGACCCTAAAAGCTGCGCGAGAAGCAATTACATCCGGGGCAGCGAATCGCAAACTCATCGACTGGTCAGCGGCAACTCAGCAGATCTAACAACTCAAGCCCTTTATCAAAGAGGGTAGGGCTCGAGAATCTTTTACTTGACATAATGTTTATTATCGGCATTAGGTGCATTGGTTTGGCGGGCTCAGAAGTGGCTCGACCGCAAGCTGTTTGCGACTAAATCAATTGCACCGGGTGGTCCAACCCAGAGGTCTTCGTTGAGAAGATCTTCGATCGTCACCCACCGATGTGAGATGTTGTCGCGATGCTCTTCGGGAGTCCAAAGTGTTGACGCTGGTTCAAACTCAGTTTCAACGCAAATTGTGAAAAACCAAGCTGTTCCAGAGTCATATTCGTGCTTCGATTCGAACTCGAAGTGATGCTTTGCCCAAGGTCCGTTGACCTCTTTCGGAGATATCTCCAATCCGGTTTCTTCCAAAATCTCTCTAACCAGAGCTTCGATTTGAGTTTCGCCTGGCTCCATGCCGCCGCCTGGGAAGATCCACTGAGGTGGTAGGTCGACGCCCGGATCAAAGCGCGAGTGAAACATCAGAAAACGTTCACCAGGAGCAAGGATGAGCGCTCGAACGGTATTGCGGTGTCTAAACCCGGCCATTTTTATCCGCTAGCCCAAAAAATCGCAGTGAAATCTGGTTCAGGTAACCAATCAGTAGCGCGAAGATAAGAGTGCCTTCTCTTGCTTGTCCACCGAGTAAAAACCCAACCAATACCACCAGTATCTCGATGCCGGTTCTGGCCTGCCAAAAAGGCAACTTAAACCGCTGTGCAATTCCGACATTGAGGCCATCTCTGGGACCTTTGCCCATTCCGCAGGAAATATACAAACCGGTCGCGAATGACACTACGACCATGCCTCCA
The genomic region above belongs to Aquiluna sp. KACHI24 and contains:
- a CDS encoding NUDIX domain-containing protein; this encodes MAGFRHRNTVRALILAPGERFLMFHSRFDPGVDLPPQWIFPGGGMEPGETQIEALVREILEETGLEISPKEVNGPWAKHHFEFESKHEYDSGTAWFFTICVETEFEPASTLWTPEEHRDNISHRWVTIEDLLNEDLWVGPPGAIDLVANSLRSSHF